One window from the genome of Anser cygnoides isolate HZ-2024a breed goose chromosome 8, Taihu_goose_T2T_genome, whole genome shotgun sequence encodes:
- the ACOT11 gene encoding acyl-coenzyme A thioesterase 11 isoform X6: MGGRSPTEVQMSQLVLPCHTNHRGELSAGQLLKWIDTAACLSAERHAGCPCVTASMDDIYFEHTISQTYINTPGQQRARSGVCVGQVVNIKAKVNRAFNSSMEVGIQVSYEDLCSGKHCSICKAYATFVAQGPPGTKVKLKPLAPQTEEEKIEHSIAAERRRMRLVHKDTLKDLLTRSPRETELETRDGSVVVPAEKTRVESVELVLPPHANHQGNTFGGQIMAWMENVATIAASRLCHAHPTLRAIEMFHFRGPSQVGDRLVLKAIVNNAFKNSMEVGVCAEAYGQEMSVSRRHINSAFMTFVVLDEEGRPRTLPMVVPQPGDGERRYREASARKKIRLDRKYVVSCKQTEVPLSVPWDQSNKVYLSYNNVSALKTLVAKANWALAREKEKVRIYTLEEDKFLSFRIEMSVRIAAGQAFSLLSDLRRRHEWDSHYASAELVQQVDEDDAIYHVVSQTLSHENKPQDFVILASRRKPCDKGDPYVVAFRSVTLPTHPACASFTRGETLCSGFCVWPESEEASKVAYYNQATPGYLAYVTTNVAGLSSSFCATFEACERFLLKNKDDLIARLRDL; this comes from the exons ATGGGCGGCCGCAGCCCCACGGAGGTGCAGATGAGCcagctggtgctgccctgccacacCAACCACCGCGGCGAGCTCAGCGCTGGGCAGCTGCTCAAGTGGATCGACACGGCCGCCTGCCTCTCGG ccGAGAGACACGCCGGCTGCCCGTGCGTCACCGCCTCGATGGACGATATCTATTTTGAGCACACGATTAG CCAGACGTATATAAACACCCCCGGGCAGCAGCGCGCGAGGAGCGGTGTCTG CGTGGGGCAGGTCGTTAACATCAAAGCCAAAGTGAACCGAGCCTTCAACTCCAGCATGGAG GTGGGCATCCAGGTGAGCTACGAGGACCTGTGCAGCGGGAAGCACTGCAGCATCTGCAAGGCTTACGCCACCTTCGTGGCCCAGGGACCCCCCGGCACCAAG GTCAAGCTGAAGCCGCTGGCCCCGCagacagaggaggagaagaTCGAGCACAGCATCGCCGCCGAGCGCCGCCGCATGCGGCTGGTCCACAAGGACACCCTCAAGGACCTCCtcacccgcagcccccgcgaGACCG AGCTGGAGACGCGGGACGGCAGCGTGGTGGTGCCGGCCGAGAAGACGCGGGTGGAGAGCGTGGAGCTGGTGCTGCCCCCGCACGCCAACCACCAGGGCAACACCTTCGGCGGGCAGATCATGGCCTGGATGGAGAACGTGGCCACCATCGCGGCCAG CCGGCTGTGCCATGCCCACCCCACGCTGCGCGCCATCGAGATGTTCCACTTCCGCGGACCGTCGCAGGTTGGGGACCGCCTGGTGCTCAAAGCCATCGTCAACAACGCCTTCAAAAACAG CATGGAGGTGGGGGTCTGCGCCGAGGCGTACGGCCAGGAGATGTCCGTCAGCAGAAGACACATCAACAGCGCCTTCATGACCTTCGTGGTGCTGGACGAGGAGGGCCGGCCCCGCACCCTGCCCATGGTTGTGCCCCAGCCGGGG GACGGAGAGAGGAGGTACAGGGAAGCCAGCGCCAGGAAAAAGATTCGGCTGGACCG GAAATACGTCGTGTCCTGCAAGCAGACCGAGGTGCCTCTGTCCGTGCCCTGGGACCAAAGCAACAAG GTTTATCTGAGCTACAACAACGTCTCCGCGCTGAAGACGCTCGTAGCCAAAGCAAACTGGGCGCTTgccagggaaaaggaaaag GTGCGGATATACACGCTGGAGGAGGACAAGTTCCTGTCCTTCCGCATCGAGATGTCCGTCCGCATCGCCGCCGGCCAGgccttctccctgctctccGACCTGCGGCGCCGGCACGAGTGGGACAGCCACTACGC GAGCGCCGAGCTGGTCCAGCAGGTGGACGAGGACGACGCCATCTACCACGTGGTGAGCCAGACGCTCAGCCACGAGAACAAGCCCCAGGACTTCGTCATCCTGGCGTCGCGGCGGAAACCCTGCGACAAAGG ggACCCCTACGTGGTGGCCTTTCGGTCGGTGACGCTGCCCACCCACCCGGCCTGCGCCAGCTTCACGCGGGGCGAGACGCTCTGCTCCGGCTTCTGCGTGTGGCCCGAGTCGGAGGAGGCGAGCAAG GTGGCCTACTACAACCAGGCGACGCCGGGGTACCTCGCCTACGTCACCACCAACGTGGCGGGGCTCTCCTCCAGCTTCTGCGCCACCTTCGAGGCCTGCGAGCGGTTCCTGCTGAAGAACAAGGACGACCTGATCGCGCGCCTCAGGGACCTCTAG
- the ACOT11 gene encoding acyl-coenzyme A thioesterase 11 isoform X4 encodes MVKGNIVPEDILSFCCNGLQGSTSPPPPCSRDPGEREEAPGAMGGRSPTEVQMSQLVLPCHTNHRGELSAGQLLKWIDTAACLSAERHAGCPCVTASMDDIYFEHTISQTYINTPGQQRARSGVCVGQVVNIKAKVNRAFNSSMEVGIQVSYEDLCSGKHCSICKAYATFVAQGPPGTKVKLKPLAPQTEEEKIEHSIAAERRRMRLVHKDTLKDLLTRSPRETELETRDGSVVVPAEKTRVESVELVLPPHANHQGNTFGGQIMAWMENVATIAASRLCHAHPTLRAIEMFHFRGPSQVGDRLVLKAIVNNAFKNSMEVGVCAEAYGQEMSVSRRHINSAFMTFVVLDEEGRPRTLPMVVPQPGDGERRYREASARKKIRLDRKYVVSCKQTEVPLSVPWDQSNKVYLSYNNVSALKTLVAKANWALAREKEKVRIYTLEEDKFLSFRIEMSVRIAAGQAFSLLSDLRRRHEWDSHYASAELVQQVDEDDAIYHVVSQTLSHENKPQDFVILASRRKPCDKGDPYVVAFRSVTLPTHPACASFTRGETLCSGFCVWPESEEASKVAYYNQATPGYLAYVTTNVAGLSSSFCATFEACERFLLKNKDDLIARLRDL; translated from the exons atggtCAAGGGGAACATAGTCCCTGAAGACATCTTGAGCTTCTGTTGCAATGGCCTCCAG GGCTCGacctcgccgccgccgccgtgcaGCCGGGACCCGGGGGAGCGCGAGGAGGCGCCGGGGGCCATGGGCGGCCGCAGCCCCACGGAGGTGCAGATGAGCcagctggtgctgccctgccacacCAACCACCGCGGCGAGCTCAGCGCTGGGCAGCTGCTCAAGTGGATCGACACGGCCGCCTGCCTCTCGG ccGAGAGACACGCCGGCTGCCCGTGCGTCACCGCCTCGATGGACGATATCTATTTTGAGCACACGATTAG CCAGACGTATATAAACACCCCCGGGCAGCAGCGCGCGAGGAGCGGTGTCTG CGTGGGGCAGGTCGTTAACATCAAAGCCAAAGTGAACCGAGCCTTCAACTCCAGCATGGAG GTGGGCATCCAGGTGAGCTACGAGGACCTGTGCAGCGGGAAGCACTGCAGCATCTGCAAGGCTTACGCCACCTTCGTGGCCCAGGGACCCCCCGGCACCAAG GTCAAGCTGAAGCCGCTGGCCCCGCagacagaggaggagaagaTCGAGCACAGCATCGCCGCCGAGCGCCGCCGCATGCGGCTGGTCCACAAGGACACCCTCAAGGACCTCCtcacccgcagcccccgcgaGACCG AGCTGGAGACGCGGGACGGCAGCGTGGTGGTGCCGGCCGAGAAGACGCGGGTGGAGAGCGTGGAGCTGGTGCTGCCCCCGCACGCCAACCACCAGGGCAACACCTTCGGCGGGCAGATCATGGCCTGGATGGAGAACGTGGCCACCATCGCGGCCAG CCGGCTGTGCCATGCCCACCCCACGCTGCGCGCCATCGAGATGTTCCACTTCCGCGGACCGTCGCAGGTTGGGGACCGCCTGGTGCTCAAAGCCATCGTCAACAACGCCTTCAAAAACAG CATGGAGGTGGGGGTCTGCGCCGAGGCGTACGGCCAGGAGATGTCCGTCAGCAGAAGACACATCAACAGCGCCTTCATGACCTTCGTGGTGCTGGACGAGGAGGGCCGGCCCCGCACCCTGCCCATGGTTGTGCCCCAGCCGGGG GACGGAGAGAGGAGGTACAGGGAAGCCAGCGCCAGGAAAAAGATTCGGCTGGACCG GAAATACGTCGTGTCCTGCAAGCAGACCGAGGTGCCTCTGTCCGTGCCCTGGGACCAAAGCAACAAG GTTTATCTGAGCTACAACAACGTCTCCGCGCTGAAGACGCTCGTAGCCAAAGCAAACTGGGCGCTTgccagggaaaaggaaaag GTGCGGATATACACGCTGGAGGAGGACAAGTTCCTGTCCTTCCGCATCGAGATGTCCGTCCGCATCGCCGCCGGCCAGgccttctccctgctctccGACCTGCGGCGCCGGCACGAGTGGGACAGCCACTACGC GAGCGCCGAGCTGGTCCAGCAGGTGGACGAGGACGACGCCATCTACCACGTGGTGAGCCAGACGCTCAGCCACGAGAACAAGCCCCAGGACTTCGTCATCCTGGCGTCGCGGCGGAAACCCTGCGACAAAGG ggACCCCTACGTGGTGGCCTTTCGGTCGGTGACGCTGCCCACCCACCCGGCCTGCGCCAGCTTCACGCGGGGCGAGACGCTCTGCTCCGGCTTCTGCGTGTGGCCCGAGTCGGAGGAGGCGAGCAAG GTGGCCTACTACAACCAGGCGACGCCGGGGTACCTCGCCTACGTCACCACCAACGTGGCGGGGCTCTCCTCCAGCTTCTGCGCCACCTTCGAGGCCTGCGAGCGGTTCCTGCTGAAGAACAAGGACGACCTGATCGCGCGCCTCAGGGACCTCTAG